From one Esox lucius isolate fEsoLuc1 chromosome 11, fEsoLuc1.pri, whole genome shotgun sequence genomic stretch:
- the LOC117595280 gene encoding NLR family CARD domain-containing protein 3-like isoform X2, whose product MMFVKKELKRFKTMLSSDLPGGFNSQREDEEGVDPEDEKQESSAKEGALKITLHVLRKMNQKDLADTLEKNELAVICQHDLKSNLKKKCQCLFEGIAKQGNRKLLNKIYTELYITEGGSGGVNNEHEVRQIETTNRKQARQETAIKCNDIFKPIPGQDKPIRTVLTKGVAGIGKTVSVQKFILDWAQGKANQDVQYIFPLPFREFNLIKEDKLSLIKLINHLSVETNKATITNYNKYKVVFIFDGLDECRLPLDFQNNKSCCDVTESTSVDVLLTNLIKGNLLPSALLWITTRPAAANQIPSGCVDLVTEVRGFNDPQKEEYFRKRFSDEDLASRIISHIKTSRSLHIMCHIPVFCWIVATILEYILTTDDKVELPKTITDMYSHFLVFQSKHRNVKYEGKKETDTHWNKKSILTLGKLAFQQLQKGNLIFYEEDLKECGIDINEASVYSGVCTEIFKEECGLNKDKVFCFVHLSIQEFLAAVYVFLSFKNKNKMKMGQKQSNSLTTKFRKIPEILFYMTAADEAFQSKTGHLDLFLRFLLGLSLESNQKHLRGLLTKTRSSSQSHEETIQYIKEKIRENPSSERCINLFHCLNELNEHSLVEEIQRYLRSGSLSREELSPAQWSALVFVLLTSEEEIDVFDLKKYSTSEEGLLGLLPVIKTCRTAL is encoded by the exons ATGATGTTTGTGAAGAAAGAGTTAAAGAGGTTTAAGACAATGCTGAGTTCAGATCTCCCAGGAGGATTTAATAgtcagagggaggatgaggaaggtgtggaCCCTGAAGATGAGAAGCAGGAGAGCAGTGCCAAAGAGGGGGCTCTGAAGATCACACTGCATGTCCTGAGGAAAATGAACCAGAAGGATCttgctgacacactggagaaaa ATGAGCTTGCTGTGATTTGCCAACATGATCTCAAATCTAACCTGAAGAAGAAGTGTCAGTGCTTATTTGAGGGTATCGCTAAACAAGGGAACCGAAAACTTCTCaataagatctacacagagctctacatcacagagggtggaagtggtggagtcaataatgaacatgaggtgagacagattgagacaacAAACAGGAAACAAGCAAGACAAGAGacagcaatcaaatgtaatgacatcttcaaacccatacctggacaagacaaacctATCAGAACTGTGCTGACAAAGGGTGTTgctggaattggaaaaacagtTTCTGTGCAGAAGTTCATTCTGGACTGGGCTCAAGGAAAAGCCAATCAGGATGTCCAATATATATTTCCCCTCCCCTTTAGggaatttaatttaataaaagaGGATAAACTCAGTTTGATTAAACTCATCAATCATTTATCAGTTGAAACCAATAAAGCAACAATCACtaactacaacaaatacaaagttgtgttcatctttgatggtctggatgagtgccgactgccccttgacttccaaaacaacaagagctgttgtgatgtgacagagtcaacctcagtggatgtgctgctgacaaacctcatcaagggaaatctgcttccctctgctctcctctggataactaccagacctgcagcagccaatcagatcccttcagggtgtgttgacctggtgacagaggtgagagggttcaatgacccacagaaagaggagtacttcaggaagagattcagtgatgaggacctggccagcagaatcatctcccacataaagacatcaaggagcctccacatcatgtgtcacataccagtcttctgttggatcgttGCTACAATCCTTGAGTACATATTGACTACAGATGATAAAGTAGAGCTGCCCAAGACCAtaacagacatgtactcacacttccttgtgtttcagtccaaacacaggaatgtaaagtatgaagggaaaaaagagacagatacacactggaataaaaagagcattctgacactgggaaaactggcttttcaacagctacagaaaggcaatctgattttctatgaagaagacctgaaagagtgtggcattgatatcaatgaagcatcagtgtactcaggagtctgtacagagatctttaaagaggaatgtgggCTGAACAAGGACAAGGTGTTCTGCTTTGTCCATCTGAGtattcaggagtttctagccgctgtctatgtgtttctctcattcaaaaacaaaaataaaatgaaaatgggtCAAAAACAATCAAACTCCTTAACAACTAAGTTCAGGAAAATACCTGAAATTCTTTTTTACATGACTGCTGCGGATGAAGCCTTCCAGAGTAAgactggacacctggaccttttCCTTCGCTTCCTGctgggtctctcactggagtcaaatCAGAAACATTTACGAGGTCTACTGACAAAGACCAGAAGCAGCTCACAGAGTCATGAAGAAACCATCCAGTACATCAAGGAGAAGATCAGGGAGAATCCCTCTTCAGAGAGGTGCATTaatctgttccactgtctgaatgaactgaatgaacATTCTCTAGTGGAGGAGATTCAAAGATACCTGAGATCAGGAAGTCTCtccagagaagaactgtcacctgcacagtggtcagctctggtctttgtgttactgacttcagaagaggagattgatgtgtttgacctgaagaaatactcCACATCAGAGGAAGGTCTTCTGGGGTTGCTGCCAGTGATCAAAACCTGCAGAACTGCTCTGTAA
- the LOC117595280 gene encoding NLR family CARD domain-containing protein 3-like isoform X1, which yields MYLSGEKQKGTASKTSLAGERGEESPDSKMSLFGKHETKAKSLIYQERPASSVPSCVSMKSDWSMEPPIQFKERDFSTEQSLIYQERPASSVPSCVSMKSDKSMEQPIGFKEGDFSTEQRDQQERSESEILSGQSVQSHQTDLSSIFSLLEENIMMFVKKELKRFKTMLSSDLPGGFNSQREDEEGVDPEDEKQESSAKEGALKITLHVLRKMNQKDLADTLEKNELAVICQHDLKSNLKKKCQCLFEGIAKQGNRKLLNKIYTELYITEGGSGGVNNEHEVRQIETTNRKQARQETAIKCNDIFKPIPGQDKPIRTVLTKGVAGIGKTVSVQKFILDWAQGKANQDVQYIFPLPFREFNLIKEDKLSLIKLINHLSVETNKATITNYNKYKVVFIFDGLDECRLPLDFQNNKSCCDVTESTSVDVLLTNLIKGNLLPSALLWITTRPAAANQIPSGCVDLVTEVRGFNDPQKEEYFRKRFSDEDLASRIISHIKTSRSLHIMCHIPVFCWIVATILEYILTTDDKVELPKTITDMYSHFLVFQSKHRNVKYEGKKETDTHWNKKSILTLGKLAFQQLQKGNLIFYEEDLKECGIDINEASVYSGVCTEIFKEECGLNKDKVFCFVHLSIQEFLAAVYVFLSFKNKNKMKMGQKQSNSLTTKFRKIPEILFYMTAADEAFQSKTGHLDLFLRFLLGLSLESNQKHLRGLLTKTRSSSQSHEETIQYIKEKIRENPSSERCINLFHCLNELNEHSLVEEIQRYLRSGSLSREELSPAQWSALVFVLLTSEEEIDVFDLKKYSTSEEGLLGLLPVIKTCRTAL from the exons CCTAATCTATCAGGAGAGACCAGCGTCATCTGTACCCAgttgtgtgtccatgaagagtgactgGTCTATGGAACCACCTATACAGTTCAAAGAGAGAGACTTTTCTACTGAACAAAG CCTAATCTATCAGGAGAGACCAGCCTCCTctgtacccagctgtgtgtccatgaagagtgacaAGTCTATGGAACAACCTATAGGATTCAAGGAGGGAGACTTTTCTACTGAACAAAG agaccaacaggagagatcagAGTCAGAGATTCTCAGTGGTCAGTCGGTCCAGAGTCATCAAACAGACCTGTCCTCTATTTTCAGT TTACTTGAAGAGAATATCATGATGTTTGTGAAGAAAGAGTTAAAGAGGTTTAAGACAATGCTGAGTTCAGATCTCCCAGGAGGATTTAATAgtcagagggaggatgaggaaggtgtggaCCCTGAAGATGAGAAGCAGGAGAGCAGTGCCAAAGAGGGGGCTCTGAAGATCACACTGCATGTCCTGAGGAAAATGAACCAGAAGGATCttgctgacacactggagaaaa ATGAGCTTGCTGTGATTTGCCAACATGATCTCAAATCTAACCTGAAGAAGAAGTGTCAGTGCTTATTTGAGGGTATCGCTAAACAAGGGAACCGAAAACTTCTCaataagatctacacagagctctacatcacagagggtggaagtggtggagtcaataatgaacatgaggtgagacagattgagacaacAAACAGGAAACAAGCAAGACAAGAGacagcaatcaaatgtaatgacatcttcaaacccatacctggacaagacaaacctATCAGAACTGTGCTGACAAAGGGTGTTgctggaattggaaaaacagtTTCTGTGCAGAAGTTCATTCTGGACTGGGCTCAAGGAAAAGCCAATCAGGATGTCCAATATATATTTCCCCTCCCCTTTAGggaatttaatttaataaaagaGGATAAACTCAGTTTGATTAAACTCATCAATCATTTATCAGTTGAAACCAATAAAGCAACAATCACtaactacaacaaatacaaagttgtgttcatctttgatggtctggatgagtgccgactgccccttgacttccaaaacaacaagagctgttgtgatgtgacagagtcaacctcagtggatgtgctgctgacaaacctcatcaagggaaatctgcttccctctgctctcctctggataactaccagacctgcagcagccaatcagatcccttcagggtgtgttgacctggtgacagaggtgagagggttcaatgacccacagaaagaggagtacttcaggaagagattcagtgatgaggacctggccagcagaatcatctcccacataaagacatcaaggagcctccacatcatgtgtcacataccagtcttctgttggatcgttGCTACAATCCTTGAGTACATATTGACTACAGATGATAAAGTAGAGCTGCCCAAGACCAtaacagacatgtactcacacttccttgtgtttcagtccaaacacaggaatgtaaagtatgaagggaaaaaagagacagatacacactggaataaaaagagcattctgacactgggaaaactggcttttcaacagctacagaaaggcaatctgattttctatgaagaagacctgaaagagtgtggcattgatatcaatgaagcatcagtgtactcaggagtctgtacagagatctttaaagaggaatgtgggCTGAACAAGGACAAGGTGTTCTGCTTTGTCCATCTGAGtattcaggagtttctagccgctgtctatgtgtttctctcattcaaaaacaaaaataaaatgaaaatgggtCAAAAACAATCAAACTCCTTAACAACTAAGTTCAGGAAAATACCTGAAATTCTTTTTTACATGACTGCTGCGGATGAAGCCTTCCAGAGTAAgactggacacctggaccttttCCTTCGCTTCCTGctgggtctctcactggagtcaaatCAGAAACATTTACGAGGTCTACTGACAAAGACCAGAAGCAGCTCACAGAGTCATGAAGAAACCATCCAGTACATCAAGGAGAAGATCAGGGAGAATCCCTCTTCAGAGAGGTGCATTaatctgttccactgtctgaatgaactgaatgaacATTCTCTAGTGGAGGAGATTCAAAGATACCTGAGATCAGGAAGTCTCtccagagaagaactgtcacctgcacagtggtcagctctggtctttgtgttactgacttcagaagaggagattgatgtgtttgacctgaagaaatactcCACATCAGAGGAAGGTCTTCTGGGGTTGCTGCCAGTGATCAAAACCTGCAGAACTGCTCTGTAA